The genomic region ATAAGACATATCTACATTCACTGTTTAAATCTCATGTTGACATAAGTGAATAAAACCGATAGGTTGGAATTGCATTAATTACAGTGACATTACTTCAATAAAAGTTCTTATAAATCTGCTAAAAATGGCAAGAGTGTGATTTGGAAAAACTACTCAGACATCTCAATACATATGTTTTGATATTGCTTGGTTTGAAATGGCAACAGAAATTTGAACATAAAAAGCATGTAGATATCACTGAAGAAGGTTAAATTAGTGCAAATACTATTAGAAAGGTTGAAGTGGTGGTAAACAGTGGTAAACATGAAGAGGTGTTATTCTTCACTTGAAAATGACTGTAGCATTCCCTGAGCGTTTTATCAACTGCTGGAATGTCCTCCCTCATTTGGCCCCTAGCAAGTGCTTCATATCGATCGTTCATTTTCCTCTGCCCCCTCACCAATCATCATCAGACTCCTCCTCACTCATCAGAAGAGCAAACCTGTTGTTTATCTCCTCTGTCCCTTGCCCTCCTCCCCGCGCTCCTCTCCCAcctccccttcttcctctccttccacGGCCTCTGCCTCTTCTCCCCCTCCTGGCTGCTGAGGAGGCGGAGGGATGGACTTTGGAGCCGCAGCTCCTCACAGCATCCAGGAGAGAGGAGTAGAGCTGTGCTGACAAGGAGCCCCCAGCTAGGAGAGATTCGGCAGCTCGGCCCCCTTTTAGATATCTGATTAGGCCGTGCACCAGGGTACCGCTGAACAACCTGAGACACACAAAGTGAGGGGGAAGGAAGGCAAccaaatgatggaaaaaatgtcaacaattaCCTGAAAAACTTAGACCATGACTAGGTGAGGCATTCTCTTcgtaatttgggtgaactgatcctttaagtGTACTTATTTGACTGACATGCAAACAGTGTGTTATCTCTTTTATGTCCCTGTGTCTTACCACGACAGGTGGATGTcaggcagtggcagcagcaatAGCTGATTGAGAGACAGTGCGCTCCAGAGGCAGGCCTGCCATTGGCTGAAACTGTGAGCCGCTCCAATGTCCAAGCCCCGCCTCTCCCCCGGTCTCACACGCTGTCGGTCCAGCCCTGCCCACACGTGGCGCTCCGCAGCCCAGTTTATCTGTGGGACTAGGATGATACACAGGTTACAGGTCGCtgtttttcttactgttttACTCTTGTTAACCTTGTGGAATAAAACTACAGATAAAACATAACTGACCAGCGTATTGGTAATGGGTAGCTCCAGGCTGGTTGTTCCAAGACAGTTCTCCATAAACCATGCCCAGCACCAAAGCCTGGAGCAGGAGCTGTGAGGGTGTTGGTGTGGCCTCTCGCAGCCAGAAGCCTGTTACTGCAACAGCGAGCCTCAGGTGGGGAGGCACAGCAGCCAGGGAAGACTCCTTCACCCCTAAAACTTCATAAAGGACACCAAGACAAACTGCCACAGGAGCCTGTGTAAAAAGGAACAACACTggaaattttctttttaaaatgtatatgtgcaaacagataaaaatcaaTATGGTTAATATAAGATTACATGAATGGTCATGTTTACCTGGCCAAGTGTATCCAGACATATTGGGGTTCTGGGTGGATGTGCATCCACTTGGTTTTTCTTCAAGTTCAGGTCCAGACGATCGTATTCCTCCACACAAATGAGGGCACTGGAGCCCTGAGCCTGCACTGTAGCTACACCAGCTGCCTGTTGAAAGCTGTTTCCTACATACATACCCTGCTGTGTAAATGATCCTTGACCCCTACCTCCACCGCCATAACCacctcctcgtcctcttccCCCTCGTCCTCTCCCACCTCTTATACCCTGGCTGATGTTTTCTTGCACCCTTTCATCCTGTGCCTGGCCTCTTTGCTGTAATATCCCATATATGGCCTGACGTATAGTTCTGGCACTACAGTGGCTGCTGGGCAGTTTGCTGTTCTCCACCTGTGGGACGAGAAGGACCCTACGCATTACCAGAGCATCCACCACCAAGGGCGACAGCAGCCCCTGAGCTGCAGCCTGTGAAAGGCACCCTGGTAGCTGCGCGAGCCCAGAGGTCCGCCCTACTGGAGCTGCCTTGCCTCCAGAGAACCAGCGAGCCAGAGAGCTCTGCGGAGTGATGTGGTACTCCTGCATACCTGCCCACAGCTGTGAACTGAGCccacctctctgtcctctcttgcCCCCACCACCGTCTTCCCCCATTAGCCTGCTCACTTCCCCCAGGGCCTCCGCCGGGCTCGAGAAAGAAGACAGCCACATGAGGAGGCCCTCGATGCGGGAGGAGGGTGCCCTACCTCTACCCCTGCCACCACCTCTCCCTAATGTACTCACATCTATCAGAGCAAGAAGTGTTTCAGCATCTTTTGGAGTGCCATAATCATTACCAATCAGGACAGCACATAGGGGTAGCAACTCCCGGTTCATGCCCCCAAACCAGTGACAAAGGCCGCTAGCGGTGTAGCAGCGGGCTGAGATGTAGCGATGAGAGGCTTTACCGCTAAGGTTggtccactggaaaaaactgAGTGGCATGTAACCACCTAAgatgagacacagaggacaaaaacaatatgtaaaaactacaaaaatcaACATAGCTATTTAGATACAGTCAGAAAAATCCTGGCACTACCCACACCTGGTAGGTCAAAGATATAGAAGTCACTGTCATTGGTCAGAACTGGGCAGTTCCACTGGTGAGCCAAACACGCAATCTCCCAGTCAGCCTCAGCTGGACACTGGACCAATGGGACTCCTCTCTGGATGAGGACCTGAATGAAGACGTCTCTTGTGAGGATGGGGAGAACAGAGCCATTGCGGCCATGAGAAATATTGTCTGCCTCCTTTATTTTGGACTGCAGACGTTGCCGCAGAGTGGCAAACTTCTTGTCGCTGGGGTCCATcccttaaaataaaaaaaggacagaaataACATATTTGTGGGTGTTAAATTGATTTGAAAATAAGACATGAAATGACCTTGAAGATGTTCTTGTTGTATCTTGTATatgaaaatatacacataataTCATTAATTGTAAAAAGTTGCATTTCCTAAAATGAAGGAACTGATAGGGTGACAGATTTTGACTGGGTCATTATTCCACAGCATCCTTACCTCCATCCAGTACCACAAATGGCTGGATGTTGCAGGCTGCCAGGGCAGAGAGGAACTGGATGAGCACGCGAGCGAACGCATCATAGTCCCCTCCATGTTGCTGGTCCAAACCGTGGGTAAAGTAGAGACGGAAATACAGACTGCAGCCATCAATAACTAGGCGACTGTCCCTGAACTTCACATCTTGGAGGAATTGTCTGTTCCCCTCCACATAGGTGGTCAGACCCTGGACACCCATGGGATCTCAGGGCCTGTGAAAACATGCAGTGAGAAGATGAATGAGTTCTTGAAACTCACGGGTGCTTCAGTGTCTCGCAAAGTAGTTTCTTCTGAGGGTGTGTGGGTCCGTGGTTTTGCAGATACCCGATTATAGAATGCGACGGAAAAGACATACTATTTATAACAAACTCGCTGTCTCAGCTGGTCAGGagtttgtttttccaaagaaacactgtgtctgtctcttggGAAATTATGACACAACGGAAATTCTTTAACAAAACAATTCATATGAAGTGAAGGCAACCGATAAGCACATTTTCGAAACAGATATTCGAGAGGAATTTTGAATTAGAGCATTAAAATATGTGAGTTGCCACTTACTGACCAATGTCACTTCAGTTAACTCGTGTTTACATGCCCTGCGCAGTTCCTTCCTTGTTGGTTTGcacttcaaagtaaaagtctaAGCTTGTAAAAGATGTGTGTATCGTGTTGTACATATAATaacatgtgtgtatattttaaGCATATATTGTTGAATCAAAAAGCACacaattaaatttaaataatacttgaaaatggaaaatagtTAAAAACTAAAAGGCTGAAAACCCTTACATCGAATTGCGACATTTGCGCTGCATCTCGCGAGAGACAGCGAGAACGCACAAGCTAGCAGTTTTGTTCTCCCGTTTGAAATTTACCTCGTTTTATTATGACCACAATGTCCGGAGGAACTAATCTTGGGATTCCCGGGACGAGCCAGACCAGCTCCGGGGCGGCTGCGCAACGGAAAAAAGACAGCAGTCCGTCCGCCAGGTTCTGGGAGAGTCCGGATACTTTAGCTCAGCTGGAGGTGGTGCGACAGTGGATCGGGAAGCACTACAAAAAGGTAGTTAGCAGGCTAGGAAgctagctaacaagctagccGCCCCCTGCTAATAAGCCCAAATGGCTAACACTGTAAACAAACGTCTCATGCTGGATAACGTTACCTTTACACTGGGTAGCaagatgtgtgtgatgttgctGATGAGTGCTGTTCCcattataataaaaatataaaagatgcAGCGCAAATGTTGCTAAATACTAGGAAGTTAATCGGTTCAAACACAGCTGCTAGATTTTGAAAGACTGATTGGGGAGAACGCAACGTTaactatatatattttaattattattcataTGGAGCATGCCGATTTAAAATCTTACCCTTCGTATCCCTttcaaaatgtgtgtatgtttgtctgtcagtttgtgttggtGGATGCTCCATCATGCCAGGCCCTTGGCTGCAGTCACTTTACAGCTGCTCCAGTTTCAGGAGGATGCCTTTGGCCGACAAGCTGCCAGTCCTGCTCTCACCAAACTGCCTgtgagtctctctctcactttgtaACGCTTAACTCTAAACTTAGAAATGAGAGTACCTGGTCGTTCGGTTGTTGGTAGActatattgtgtttttcttaagtggttttgtgttttaaagtgtttgACAGCACTATGTAGTTGTATGACCAAAGTCAGACAGATAGATTGGTTTGAAAACAGTAAGAAAACGTTAGGCTTTAATTCTTCAGTCTTGACAATTGAAATTGTTGAAGATGAAAGTATAATAAATCTGACAGTTCTGAAAATCTGGCTGATGGGttaaaaacatgcaacaacaaAGCGACAGAAACcacaatcattttcatttctccatAGGCACAGTGCTTCCTGGATTTGCGACCAGGGGGTGGACTCTGCCACATTCTTGGAACTGCCTACAAGTTCAAGGCTGAGCAAGGCTGGTGGGTATCAAGGCTCATGTGCTATTGCCATTTCACAGTGGTTTCCCTCACTAAAGTGCTCTGGATTTGTTTGATATCCTCTCACTGTGTCTTCTCACTGTGTCCCTCTCCATATTTTCACAGGCGAAGGTTTGACTTGCAGAATCCGTCGAGAACTGAGAGGAACGTGGAGATGTTTGGTGCAGTTGAAGGGGCACTGATCCAGGTGAGAACGACACATACATTCACAGACACCAGCCCACCGTAGAAA from Lates calcarifer isolate ASB-BC8 linkage group LG3, TLL_Latcal_v3, whole genome shotgun sequence harbors:
- the aste1b gene encoding protein asteroid homolog 1 — protein: MGVQGLTTYVEGNRQFLQDVKFRDSRLVIDGCSLYFRLYFTHGLDQQHGGDYDAFARVLIQFLSALAACNIQPFVVLDGGMDPSDKKFATLRQRLQSKIKEADNISHGRNGSVLPILTRDVFIQVLIQRGVPLVQCPAEADWEIACLAHQWNCPVLTNDSDFYIFDLPGGYMPLSFFQWTNLSGKASHRYISARCYTASGLCHWFGGMNRELLPLCAVLIGNDYGTPKDAETLLALIDVSTLGRGGGRGRGRAPSSRIEGLLMWLSSFSSPAEALGEVSRLMGEDGGGGKRGQRGGLSSQLWAGMQEYHITPQSSLARWFSGGKAAPVGRTSGLAQLPGCLSQAAAQGLLSPLVVDALVMRRVLLVPQVENSKLPSSHCSARTIRQAIYGILQQRGQAQDERVQENISQGIRGGRGRGGRGRGGGYGGGGRGQGSFTQQGMYVGNSFQQAAGVATVQAQGSSALICVEEYDRLDLNLKKNQVDAHPPRTPICLDTLGQAPVAVCLGVLYEVLGVKESSLAAVPPHLRLAVAVTGFWLREATPTPSQLLLQALVLGMVYGELSWNNQPGATHYQYAVPQINWAAERHVWAGLDRQRVRPGERRGLDIGAAHSFSQWQACLWSALSLNQLLLLPLPDIHLSWLFSGTLVHGLIRYLKGGRAAESLLAGGSLSAQLYSSLLDAVRSCGSKVHPSASSAARRGRRGRGRGRRGRRGGGRGARGGGQGTEEINNRFALLMSEEESDDDW